aacaaactggccaacctgcaccacacaACATAACAAagagtgttccagccaataaccgacaagaaggatttgggggtgggggttgggtaGTTagtgccatggatgtattagtgtgcggaagggagggggaggggacgagatgaggaggagggaggggcgagcttgtttgacaatactttgaatgtcaacaagaagtaagcACCTTTAAGAAAGAGTTATAGGTCGCTGTAAACATTTCTCATCCTGTAGAGATCCTTCCAAATGAGTTTCAAGTGTAATGTAAGAGATAAGGGATGAAAAATGAAGCATTCTGTCTGTTAATTCAGTGAATTAAACTCAATCAACTCTAATACCACCAGAGATGTTACAACACCCATGTACGCTATTCTAACATTTAGGCTGCCCAAGCCTGTCAACTGGTTCACAATCTAGTTATTATGCTGATGTTAAAATAGCTCTTGGTGGAAGGTTAATGCATTGTAATTGACACATACATTCTTGTTCTAGGTGGAGGGATACGCAGTGCAGTGTGAGTTTTCTCTGGATGGAACTATCCTGGCCTCAGGGAGCTCCACCGGCTCCGCTCACTTCTACGATTACCACAGCGTTCGTATGCTGCACACTCTTCACGCCCACAGCCAGCCTTGCCTGTGTGTTTCTCAGCATCCCGTCCTGCCTGCCACTGCGGCCACCTGCGACTGGGCTGGTGAAATCAAGGTCTGGCACTAAGGCCTCTGAATGAACAATATGGACTAAAAAAGGCCAAGAGAAGATTATACTTAACTGAAAAATAATGTGCACATCCATCTTCAAGACTGTATCTCCCATAATCTCTTGGCATAAGATGATAAGAATTTGGCAAATAATGCTGGATGTCAGCAAATCTACTATCTACTGACGcctttgaaaaatgtttttgtgtgtatgttgtaaTGTTCtcacattattttaaaaaacaccCGCATCATAAAAAACACCCACATCACTCCCATTGATATTAACTTCTCTATTGTGTAAATGTTATTGCAAgcatgtttttcatatttggcCCATCTTCAGGAAAATCAGGGAATGATGCGCTGgattagataaaacaaagtttCTTTACAGTTCAGAGTGAACTATTCTTATGAGTTTTTATTCTGAAGTGGTAGGTGGTGGAAAAGCAGtctatgtgcacacacacacacacacacacacacacacacacacacacacacacacacacacacacacacacacaaaacctaaaTGCTTTTATAGTCAGCTTTCCATTCCAAAAACAGCAAGAGACTTCATCATCATGTTcttatcaaaaaagaaaagaaaaaaaatctctttgggCATTTTCTAATCAGTAGTGTTTTTCATTCCACATTTTGCATACGCATCACTTTCCTCTATGCCTTTTTGTTCTCATTGCTCTgatatgacattttattttcacactgACAGCTTAAAGCATCACACAGAGAGAACCAGAGAACTAAAGAAAATACGCAGACATCTGTCAAAACTTTGCCAGGTTCTTCCCAAATCCTGCCCGTCAACAACAGAGCAGTGAGAGGCAGGCAAATGCTGGTGAGTTTATTCAGTATCTAGCAGAGGAGTCCTTAAAATACACTTTGCTGTTTGGCACCCAAGGAAATTCCAATGGATCAGTACTTTTTCTAGCCCGTGGCGTTGTTTATGCTGTATATTAGTTTAACTGACATTGTTATTGTCTTAAAGGACCACCAGCAATTTGTGAAGCCAAATGATAATATGCACGTGCTAAATGGGGAAAGCTACTGCTGTTTGTAGtcatctttctgttttttttttttgctggctAGCAAGTCAGATACTGAAGatcattaatgttaaaacaaattAGAGATCATGAAACAAAAGGGCCTCTAAATACCAAAGAATAAAGTTCAAGACCAGTAACGACAGAAAACCATGGTGAACGGGTAAGTAACCAAACTTTTAACTTGACACATAAATCTTCACATTAACCATTATGCTAATAGATGTCGGTTTAGTGTATAAACTGTCACATTGGGTGTTTAAGACAGTGGAGAAGAATATTTAGGTCACcagattaaattaaattaataaaaaataagttgAAATCAACAAAATTCAACAGACACCTTTCCTAAGAAGAGTTGGGCAATGGCAAAAGACCagcataacaaaataaaataaaacaactgaaaacCTGAACGAAACTCTTAGCGCCAGTCAGAACATTTCCCCATGAGATAAATAAACCTTAATTGTGGCCTCACAAAGCGGAATAATGTATAAAGAAGACAGAGGAGTATCTACAATCAATTAAGGAAGTCAATTTGAATCACGACAAATGCATCAAGAAGGTCGAAAACTGTCCCACACTGCAGATCAAAACATCTCTAGGATCTTAAGGATTTACATTTCTTGAAATAAGTAATGTAAAACAACAAAGGTCATGATGTATTTCCCAACACTCATCTTTATTAAGTAAATAAACATACAGCAAAAATATATAACCATGCATCAGACGGACAAATATGTTGACATTTAAACAGCTGGCCTGTTGTTCCTGGAACAAGGCTGGAGGTAGAACAGGACAGAACCGCTTCAGCCTCTTCATTCAGGGTCAAAACATTCAATAAATATAACATCAACTGAAACTGGATAAAAAATAGTCAAAGTGTAATAACAATTGTGTATGTAGTATCTATATTTCTTTTCATACATTATgtctgcaacaaaaatacaatatatccTCTTACTCCCTCTGTACATTGATTACATTTAATTCCAAACCTTTTGAACCCTTTAGATGCTTATTGTACCAAATAAGAATATGATTGGAGActttgtgtgtcatgtgtgcAGTTTCACTTTCATAATATGCCAAGGTCAAAAAGAAGAGTGAgtttttaaatcttaaaaaaaaaaaaacagccttaaGCCAGTTCCCAGATCTGCAGGAATGGGAGAGGTAGAGTCATGGACTTCCAGAAAAATCTATACGCGACTGCTCGAGGGCAAAGCTGAGTTCCCATTATTTAGCTTATCCCTTTCGCCATTCCTCTCAGATCTATAGAGCTACGCAGGCAGGAAGAAATCCTTCAAGAACTATCATGCCAAAGGGCACACACGTTAGAACATTGTTGTTTTCTAGTATCTAGAAATCTAGTGTAGTATATATGGGGACGTTTTTCCCCCCATCTATACTAGTACCAAGAACAGATGGTAGCATGATTGTGGGGCAGCAGGACAACCCTTCTGCAACTCTGTATTTAACATAAGGCAGtcttgttatatatttttttaagtcatCAACAGGACAGCATGTCTTTGCCACTTTATATGTACGCATATATACATGCACAGTGTTTTCTCTAAAATAGCCTAATTGAGCATGCTGGTTTGAAAACAACACACTGTACATGTTTGTCTTTAATCAGTCATTTCATACCCCCTTCTCAGTTCAACTTTTTGAGCATACATTGCAGAACTGCCAGCTTGCCTGGAGAATGTTACAATTAATCTCTCCTGAAAACCAGAAGATCCagcactttttgttttgtgcaaCTAGTGCTATCAGGGTTTAAGAGTTTGTATCGGGGTAGACATTTGGCTGCATGTGCCAGATTTTAAGACAAATTAATCCTCATCGTCTTGAACTAAAAATAAATTTCAGTGGAGAGCTCCACTGAAAAATATCCTCAGTCTAAGAACGGACTTAATCCTTTTCTAAAGAAACTGGCCTGTGTGTGTTATGTCTGACAGGAAGAGCGTACGCTGTAACAGTAGTGTATACGTACAGTAACAATACAGAAgataatacagtatgtacacagtTGTTGTAAAGGAGACCATTCTGTCCACTGAACAGGATTAAGGCAATTTCACAAGTTTCCTGGTATGAGGGTAACTACTTTGGAGCCTCatattaatacaaaaataagaaaaatccCAGCTAAAAATCTCACAGTTCTATTTAACCATTTCTACTGAAtgtatacatttcttttgttgttCACCTGGCAACGTATTGTAATTATCAGGAGTCTCTTGCTATAACTATAACATAGCATTTACgtaaaatttttatttttatatctcTTGTTTAGCCAATTTTGAAGTGGTTAGTAAGTAGCATTTACAGATAATGTGCCCATGAGAAACATAGAGCAGGAATTAATGGTCTTTTGCTGGTTTTACTAACAGTACTtaacaccaaaaaaaacaaatagccCAGTATGTTCATGTAGCCGGGTCTGTGTTGTATTTCTTAGAGAAATTCCCGGTGGCTTTAACTATCATCATTgtcaatgaaacaaaaacatactGAATAGCTGGTTTTAGGTAGCTACACCGTATCGTGACATACAATAGAAAAAGTCTTGCAGACTGCATGAAACGTGCCTTGGCTAAGAGATACATAAAACAACATCTTAATATCCCATCACACCAAGTATGTGTTTACTGCTGGGGATTTTTgagacagtacagtacagtacagtaagttaggaatcatcatcatcatcatgcatAAAATGAAAAGCTCTGTCTCCGCTCAGTTCAGCAGCGTACCGTATAGCTGTGCCTTGGTCAAACTGTCCTTCCTTGTAAGTCCTGTGCTGCCAAATTTTTGGTATCTTGGAGAGGTCTTCTTTGGGAGTGCGGGACCGACACTGAGAGCGGAGCTGGAGCTCGGGCGAGGCCGGACGCTCGGCCTGGGGCTGGGGTAGTGTTGAAGACTTGAGGCTTCGAGGGAGCTTTGGTGTAAGGACTCAGCTGAGCTGTCTGCACTCAGATTTACGTAGTCCTTGGCACTACTTGCTGCTGTTGCTCCCCCACCGCTCTCCTTCTCTTTAGAGCTCCCTGAGAGGAACAAACTGCACTCGGAGTCCTGACTGTCCTCCTTGGCTCTATACAGCATAGACGTTTTCTCCTGCTTACGATGCTCCATGGGTTTCTGACTGCGGCTGGGCGAAGGGGGACCCACAGAGAAACACTGGTCCAGCACGCGGCTGTGGAAGACGTCATCTCCTTCTTGAAAGCTGCTGTAGAGAGACCCCTTGACCTTGCTGGAGGGTCCCATGGCAAAGTGGCGCTCAGAGAAACTGTATGGAGAGACACGCCCTGGGATATTAGGGTAGGATGCGAACGTGTTGATGTCTTCCACGCTGAGCTGTCTCCAGCGGCTGCTTAGGTCGTCCTCAGGGACCTGGACGTCACCTCGGCTGTCCAGAGCTCCTCGACGAGCCTGGCCCAGTCCAGTTGTGGACCCCATGCTGTGAGAGGAGGCCAGGCGAGGGGTGCTGGAATGGTATGGTTCACTGAAGCATGAAGCCGTCCTTGTGTACCCTGGTGAGGTGCCCTTCTGCGGGCTCCTGGGGATCACCATGTGCTGGATGCTGAGGGACTTGGGGAAGCTTGGGCTGTCTTTATCATAAGAGGACATGCTTTTGCGCTCATAGTCCCCACTGCCACCATCTCGCCAATCCATATAGAGACCCTGGTGTGAAGAGGATAAGGTGCTGCTTGCAGTGCGCCCGCAACCACCACCACTAACTCCTCCCTTCTCGTCTGATGCAAGACTGAAGCTAGAGTAGGAACTAGAGGCAGGGAGGCTACCAGTGCCGAAGTCATCGTGGTGGTGGAATGAGGATGGAGGCTCATGGTTAGAGAAACTTTCAGAGTGGTAGGTCTCTTCATCTGGGTTGCTGTCAATGGAGTTCTGGGTGTCAAGCTGGAGCAGACCGGTGCCGTGGAGGTCGACACTCTGCCTACGCTCTGTATCTTGCCATCGCTCAGGGCAGTAGAGAGCCGTATCGCTACAGTACAAGTCAGATGTTTTATATGAAATGCGGCGGTTCAGGTGATCAGTGCTACCTGTTGCTGTAAGAAAGTCTCCATCCTGTGGCTGCGGGCTGGGTGAGCGTGTTACAGGGCAACTGCTTCCTGGTTCGGGCTTTTCCAGGACCTTGCCAATTATGGATGTGGGCACAGCGTCAGAGTAATTGGAGTGGCACCTTGCTATGGAGGCGCCGCTACCCCGATTATGTTTATCCATGTGGGAACTGATGCGTTCCTGCAAGTCCAGCGGCAGCTAAGACAGACatacaaagagacaaaagaatTTCGATAAAGATGGgaagttaaaacaaaaatctacAAAGAGGTTTTTTGTGATAGCTGCTGAGCCAATCTTCAGATTTAGCCAGAAAAGATCACTAAAAAATAGGCCTTTTCCTAATTAATTATACAATCAACTTGAATCTGTTCCTCAAACATATGCATTGCTTTCTGTGTCTGCACTGAAAGTATTTTTAGAGCCATTCCTCAAGGATTTGAATCTATAGTTCTGGTTTAGAAAGCAATTTATTCTCGCAAGGCTTACACAGTCCAGACCAGTTTGTGTATCTCAGTGGAATTGCACTACTAGGCCCCTCTAATGAACTTGTCAGAAAATTGTTGTACAcaagctatttatttatttgtatgtttgcCTTTCTTTTTACccaacacaatttttttttctttttcaaaaaaatattctgTTTCTTTACTCAACTTTGTCGTTCCATAAAATTGTATTAATGGgaacattaataaaaataagtaTATTTTTGGACAAAAATATTTTCGTCTTTCAAAATAATTGTGTCCTCTCTCccatgtgtttttctgtctctctttcttgatctttcttcctctcttgctGTCTCACtcttacacagacagacagagacataatCTGTTTGATTGGCTCATGTTTTAGAAAACTGTTGCCGTCAATTacaatttcttatttttttaattggtcaGTAGGAACTGTTCCTGACACACTGagtcctctcttttctcctcccttTCTTTATCCTTTAATCTTTCTCCTCTTGTGCCACTGCCTTTACAAGTAAAaggcctccctctctctctgtctttcttctgtCTACCATCAAACACATATCAATTCCACAGGGAACAGCTTAGATTCAAATTAAACCAGTGCTCCGGGTCTCCAGCTGggaatagaaaaaaagataaaatactgacttggctttgttaagAAATAGAAGCTCGCCTCGGCATAAAATAACCTGCATCTTTTAAGTCTGAGCTATTTTTAGCAGCCGCTGCCTCTCTCAGAGGGAATAGAGATGGAAAGTAGGTGAGGCTGTGGGGGGAAGTACAAAATGATATACAGTGTGTGCTCCAAGTAAGCTAGCTCAGCAATAGCTACTATCTGAGGCATCTTAATTAACAGTCACACAGTGTTCATCCACGTGAGAGCATGAACACGTCCACAGGTCTTGTtccatttattaaaataattggttTAATGGCGTTTGATGGAAGTTATTATGTTAGTAATTCTAGCAATTCACAGCCACTCTGAGAGCTATTTCCTCAAATTATTCACATGTGGGAGAGGtttttcttttgcatgttttataaCCAAATATTTATATTGAAAGTGAGACTGTAAAttcagaaagaagaaaaaacaaatttttCCTCTTACAAATAAAAAGTTGAATTTGTTAGCAATAAAAACAATGCACCATCTCTCAATTAACTGTTTGTCGAACCTCTCCCCCTTATTTACTTCTACTGTTGCCTGTTGAATGTTTTCACAGCACATACAGTTGACTATAGTATTGACTAGTTTTCATTTCTAGCCTCCAACTGTGGATTTTGTCAGTTGAAAAGACAACTGTCACTGGCAAATTTTATCAGGGGTAGCTAGCCAAAGCAAGCTAATGCTAACACTAAAACTCCATGAGTTGTTTGGAAACTGCCTGCAGCGGACTTTAATGTTTCCAGGTAACTTGTTTTACAACCAAAAGCCTGTAAGAGGTCTTAAACATCCACAATATGACTATAATGCTAAGAGACTGAGGATACATGACCCAGTAATGTATCATCCTCACCAGTAATGTATCATCCTCACCAGTAATGTATCATCCTCACATGTTGAAACATGGTAATGAGGGAGCAGCATTGTTTGTATTACAGGGTAGAGCTAGTTAACCATAGTATTATAGTACAGTAATATTTATTTCAGGTTTTTGCTGCTAACATTACATCTTTACTTGGCCTCGTATGACCATAATGGTTAATGTTAGCAGCTTATGTTAGCAAACTAAAGACAGATATTGCTATATCGTGGACATCATCACTGAGTGAGTTTGCTGACTATTCTTTTCCTGTGCTAGCATTTCACAATGTTTTTAGCATTTACTGTTAATGTTATCCCATAATTGTCACTTGTGGCCACAGTGGCTGCTGTTCTACAAAGGTTGCATAGGCTTCCTTTAACCTAGTAAAATGTACTGACTTCCTGCCTTCTTGTCCATCACCGTGTTTATAAAGTAGAATTACAgaattataataaaaacagaaaacatcagCTTTTTAGAGGTTGATGAAGTTGAATTGTCCCATTTCATATACGATATGAAATAACTAGTGAATATTTAATGATCTAAATAGGCTAGTCAAATGTATTTCTATGCAGTACTTTAGTCAATTATTATCCCTGTTGGAGAGTATAACTTTTATTCTTTTGTGCATCAGGTGTCG
This region of Sander vitreus isolate 19-12246 chromosome 20, sanVit1, whole genome shotgun sequence genomic DNA includes:
- the begain gene encoding brain-enriched guanylate kinase-associated protein, whose amino-acid sequence is MVAKIRKEADIYIQVNAALYFTNSLIHLDPQQIYFHDHKDDLRKRLSYTTHKLEMVETEFDSTRQYLETELRRAQEELEKFTEKLRRIQSSYAALQRINQDLEDKMHRTSQHHEEEKRALSRKILLLNNHLMEAKITINKLREDNDLYRKDCNLAAQLLQCSKSHYRAHKMSELPLDLQERISSHMDKHNRGSGASIARCHSNYSDAVPTSIIGKVLEKPEPGSSCPVTRSPSPQPQDGDFLTATGSTDHLNRRISYKTSDLYCSDTALYCPERWQDTERRQSVDLHGTGLLQLDTQNSIDSNPDEETYHSESFSNHEPPSSFHHHDDFGTGSLPASSSYSSFSLASDEKGGVSGGGCGRTASSTLSSSHQGLYMDWRDGGSGDYERKSMSSYDKDSPSFPKSLSIQHMVIPRSPQKGTSPGYTRTASCFSEPYHSSTPRLASSHSMGSTTGLGQARRGALDSRGDVQVPEDDLSSRWRQLSVEDINTFASYPNIPGRVSPYSFSERHFAMGPSSKVKGSLYSSFQEGDDVFHSRVLDQCFSVGPPSPSRSQKPMEHRKQEKTSMLYRAKEDSQDSECSLFLSGSSKEKESGGGATAASSAKDYVNLSADSSAESLHQSSLEASSLQHYPSPRPSVRPRPSSSSALSVGPALPKKTSPRYQKFGSTGLTRKDSLTKAQLYGTLLN